Proteins encoded within one genomic window of Cellulomonas flavigena DSM 20109:
- a CDS encoding helix-turn-helix transcriptional regulator, translated as MGRDRAALAEFLRSRRDRLTPRQAGITPSPGERRVPGLRRQELAQLAGLSVDYYNRLEQGRQANISREVLDALARALRLDDVERAHLDDLAAPASPRARATTERPQRPDPGLLRVTSMLDHLPVVVIGRRGTVLARNALFSAVYGHPMEPGTCYTRYLLLDPDARDRIIDWEACARAAVAGLRREVARRPQDHRLRQQIDELCRADADVARWWDDHRVSEYSSAPRRIRHPVAGDLSFDVELLVAPQEPDQHLVLYTVEPHSRTARTLPLLAAGGAGPAAGVVVTDDAGET; from the coding sequence ATGGGGCGAGACCGAGCTGCGCTGGCCGAGTTCCTGCGATCGCGTCGCGACAGGCTCACACCCCGGCAGGCCGGGATCACCCCGTCGCCCGGGGAGCGCCGCGTGCCCGGGCTGCGCCGTCAGGAGCTGGCGCAGCTCGCGGGGCTGAGCGTCGACTACTACAACCGCCTGGAGCAGGGCCGCCAGGCCAACATCTCCCGCGAGGTCCTCGACGCGCTGGCCCGGGCGCTGCGCCTGGACGACGTCGAGCGCGCCCACCTCGACGACCTCGCCGCTCCCGCGTCCCCCCGTGCCCGCGCCACCACCGAGCGCCCGCAGCGGCCGGACCCGGGGCTGCTGCGCGTCACCAGCATGCTCGACCACCTGCCCGTCGTCGTCATCGGCCGACGCGGCACCGTGCTGGCCCGCAACGCCCTGTTCAGCGCCGTCTACGGGCACCCGATGGAGCCCGGCACGTGCTACACGCGCTACCTGCTGCTGGACCCGGACGCGCGCGACCGGATCATCGACTGGGAGGCCTGTGCCCGCGCCGCCGTCGCCGGGCTGCGGCGCGAGGTCGCGCGGCGACCGCAGGACCACCGCCTCCGGCAGCAGATCGACGAGCTGTGCCGGGCCGACGCGGACGTCGCCCGGTGGTGGGACGACCACCGCGTGAGCGAGTACTCCTCCGCGCCGCGTCGGATCCGGCACCCGGTCGCCGGTGACCTCAGCTTCGACGTCGAGCTCCTCGTCGCGCCGCAGGAGCCCGACCAGCACCTCGTGCTCTACACCGTCGAACCGCACTCCCGCACGGCCCGCACCCTGCCGCTGCTCGCCGCCGGGGGTGCCGGACCAGCCGCAGGCGTGGTGGTCACCGACGACGCGGGCGAGACGTGA
- a CDS encoding GNAT family N-acetyltransferase: MALPTDPSASFVTAYASTMADLAAATTGRTRRAPGGTVLAVSGAPVAALNAVISPTRPADVDEVVALASQEAPRDLPWSIQVRGVPDPVLVAAAARLGLTRAERQPLMVRRADAGSPDAPAVDGLRVRAVAADELALYARTVAEGFGAPHGVLAVLAEPALAAVDGMAFFLAERDGVPVGTGMTATSGGVTGLYNVTTLPAVRRRGHGRAITLELVRAADAAGAGTCYLYASELGEPVYRLLGFRTVEDLTVLTAA, from the coding sequence ATGGCACTCCCGACGGACCCGTCCGCGTCGTTCGTCACCGCGTACGCCTCCACGATGGCGGACCTCGCCGCCGCCACGACCGGGCGGACGCGCCGGGCTCCCGGGGGGACGGTCCTGGCGGTCTCGGGCGCGCCGGTCGCGGCGCTCAACGCCGTGATCAGCCCGACCCGGCCCGCGGACGTCGACGAGGTCGTCGCGCTGGCGTCGCAGGAGGCACCGCGGGACCTGCCCTGGAGCATCCAGGTCAGGGGCGTCCCGGACCCCGTGCTCGTCGCGGCCGCCGCCCGCCTCGGGCTGACCCGGGCCGAGCGGCAGCCGCTCATGGTGCGCCGTGCCGACGCAGGGTCGCCCGACGCACCGGCGGTCGACGGGCTGCGGGTGCGTGCCGTCGCCGCCGACGAGCTGGCGCTGTACGCGCGGACCGTCGCCGAGGGCTTCGGCGCCCCGCACGGGGTGCTCGCGGTGCTCGCCGAGCCGGCCCTGGCGGCGGTCGACGGCATGGCCTTCTTCCTCGCCGAGCGCGACGGCGTGCCCGTCGGCACGGGCATGACGGCGACGTCCGGCGGCGTCACCGGCCTCTACAACGTCACGACCCTGCCGGCTGTCAGGCGGCGCGGCCACGGCCGGGCGATCACGCTCGAGCTGGTCCGTGCCGCCGACGCGGCGGGTGCCGGTACGTGCTACCTCTACGCCTCCGAGCTCGGCGAGCCGGTGTACCGGTTGCTCGGCTTCCGCACGGTCGAGGACCTCACGGTGCTGACCGCGGCGTAG
- a CDS encoding RidA family protein, with protein MTVQLSSPEGLLQPVPYHHVAIATGTRQVHVAGQVARAADGTTLAPGDLAGQVAHSLRNVGAALAGVGAGFGDVVRLTFYVPGWSPEKIEDLMSGVQEVADELGLPVPLPPATLVGVAALFEPDVLVEVEATAVIA; from the coding sequence ATGACCGTCCAGCTGTCGTCCCCCGAGGGCCTGCTGCAGCCCGTCCCCTACCACCACGTCGCCATCGCCACCGGCACCCGGCAGGTCCACGTCGCGGGGCAGGTCGCCCGCGCGGCCGACGGGACGACCCTGGCCCCCGGCGACCTCGCCGGGCAGGTCGCGCACAGCCTGCGGAACGTCGGAGCCGCTCTCGCGGGCGTCGGCGCCGGGTTCGGCGACGTCGTGCGCCTCACGTTCTACGTGCCGGGCTGGAGCCCGGAGAAGATCGAGGACCTCATGAGCGGGGTGCAGGAGGTCGCCGACGAGCTCGGGCTCCCGGTCCCCCTGCCGCCCGCGACGCTCGTCGGCGTGGCCGCGCTCTTCGAGCCGGACGTCCTCGTCGAGGTCGAGGCCACCGCCGTCATCGCGTGA
- a CDS encoding winged helix-turn-helix transcriptional regulator, whose translation MTDTDGDGRDRLTITATHRELLDQVLDKWSLDVLNELCERPLRFSGLRRAIPAVTQKSLTATLRRLERNGIVERVVLGTRPVAVEYRITPLGKTLRPPVDAVLHWAAVHMPSIDAARDRYDREVDGQRPVGEDRASYDPS comes from the coding sequence GTGACGGATACCGACGGGGACGGGCGCGACCGGCTGACGATCACCGCGACGCACCGCGAGCTGCTCGACCAGGTGCTCGACAAGTGGTCCCTCGACGTGCTGAACGAGCTGTGCGAGCGCCCGCTGCGCTTCAGCGGGCTGCGGCGGGCCATCCCCGCCGTCACGCAGAAGTCGCTCACCGCGACCCTGCGCCGCCTGGAGCGCAACGGCATCGTCGAGCGCGTCGTGCTGGGCACCCGGCCGGTCGCCGTCGAGTACCGGATCACACCCCTCGGCAAGACGCTGCGCCCGCCGGTCGACGCCGTCCTGCACTGGGCGGCGGTCCACATGCCGAGCATCGACGCGGCGCGCGACCGGTACGACCGTGAGGTCGACGGGCAGCGGCCCGTCGGGGAGGATCGTGCGTCCTATGACCCTTCCTGA
- a CDS encoding calcium/sodium antiporter translates to MTATVALLVVGLVLLVGGGELLVRGGSGIGRALGLSPLVIGLTVVAFATSAPELAVSVDAALSGAPGVAVGNVVGSNISNVLLVLGLAALVLPVAVRSQLVRVDVPVMIGFSVVALLVAWDGTVSLPEGGGLLAALVGYVVMSVRLARRTGTPDPTPDPTDGDSPARPPRPLRDAGLVLAGVALLVLGARLLVGSATTIAQAVGLSDLVIGLTVVAIGTSLPEVATSVIAALRGEREIALGNVLGSNIFNIGAVLGLTALVAPGGVPVADAAVRFDLPVMVVAALVVLPVVFTGAEISRWEAVAFLAYFVAYIAYLLLAAAEHDALPVLSTALLWFVLPMTALLLVLLTVQEVRVRRRDAGPAGG, encoded by the coding sequence GTGACTGCCACCGTCGCCCTCCTCGTGGTGGGCCTGGTCCTGCTGGTCGGCGGCGGTGAGCTCCTCGTGCGCGGCGGCAGCGGGATCGGCCGCGCCCTGGGTCTGTCCCCGCTCGTCATCGGCCTGACCGTCGTCGCCTTCGCCACGTCCGCGCCCGAGCTCGCGGTGTCGGTCGACGCGGCCCTGTCCGGCGCGCCGGGGGTGGCCGTCGGGAACGTCGTCGGCAGCAACATCTCCAACGTCCTGCTGGTGCTCGGGCTCGCCGCGCTGGTGCTCCCGGTCGCCGTCCGCAGCCAGCTCGTGCGCGTCGACGTGCCCGTGATGATCGGGTTCTCCGTGGTGGCGCTGCTCGTGGCGTGGGACGGGACCGTCAGCCTCCCGGAGGGCGGAGGTCTGCTCGCGGCGTTGGTCGGCTACGTCGTGATGTCCGTGCGGCTGGCCCGGCGGACGGGGACGCCGGACCCGACGCCGGACCCCACCGACGGCGACAGCCCCGCACGACCTCCCCGGCCCCTGCGCGACGCCGGCCTCGTGCTCGCCGGGGTCGCGCTGCTCGTCCTCGGTGCCCGCCTCCTCGTCGGCTCGGCCACCACCATCGCGCAGGCGGTCGGCCTCAGCGACCTCGTGATCGGCCTCACCGTCGTCGCCATCGGGACCTCGTTGCCCGAGGTCGCCACGTCCGTCATCGCGGCGCTGCGCGGCGAGCGCGAGATAGCGCTCGGCAACGTCCTGGGCAGCAACATCTTCAACATCGGTGCGGTCCTGGGCCTGACGGCGCTCGTCGCCCCCGGCGGTGTGCCGGTGGCCGACGCCGCGGTGCGCTTCGACCTGCCGGTCATGGTCGTCGCCGCCCTGGTGGTGCTGCCGGTCGTGTTCACGGGCGCCGAGATCAGCCGGTGGGAGGCCGTGGCGTTCCTCGCCTACTTCGTCGCGTACATCGCCTACCTCCTGCTCGCCGCCGCGGAGCACGACGCCCTGCCCGTGCTGAGCACCGCGCTGCTGTGGTTCGTGCTGCCGATGACGGCGTTGCTGCTCGTGCTCCTCACCGTGCAGGAGGTCCGCGTCAGGCGGCGGGACGCAGGGCCGGCGGGAGGATGA
- a CDS encoding class I SAM-dependent methyltransferase, with translation MTTPSTTTAGERPARREHLPPMGRAWLLPLYDPFSRLVGAERLHRRLLDQAALRPGERVLEIGCGTGNLLLLAHGVAPGVVTTGLDPDAAALARAARKARRRGTDVRLDLGYADALPYPDASVDVVLSSLMLHHLPEEVKVAALREARRVLRPGGRLHVLDVAGRSHGHGLAAHRGRRAARRQGTPGVDTIPALVRAAGLDVGGVTPVQTRLGPFVLVAGSR, from the coding sequence ATGACGACACCGAGCACGACCACCGCGGGCGAGCGACCCGCGCGACGCGAGCACCTGCCACCGATGGGCAGGGCGTGGCTCCTGCCGCTGTACGACCCGTTCTCCCGGCTGGTCGGGGCCGAGCGGCTCCACCGCCGGCTGCTCGACCAGGCCGCCCTGCGTCCGGGCGAGCGGGTGCTGGAGATCGGCTGCGGCACCGGCAACCTGCTCCTGCTCGCCCACGGCGTCGCGCCGGGCGTGGTCACCACCGGACTCGACCCGGACGCGGCGGCCCTCGCACGCGCGGCCCGCAAGGCGCGCCGGCGCGGCACCGACGTCCGCCTCGACCTCGGGTACGCCGACGCGTTGCCCTACCCGGACGCGAGCGTGGACGTCGTGCTGTCGTCCCTCATGCTCCACCACCTGCCCGAGGAGGTGAAGGTCGCCGCGCTCCGCGAGGCGCGGCGGGTGCTGCGGCCCGGCGGGCGGCTCCACGTCCTCGACGTCGCCGGTCGGAGCCACGGGCACGGCCTCGCCGCGCACCGCGGGCGGCGCGCCGCCCGGCGGCAGGGCACCCCCGGGGTCGACACGATCCCGGCGCTCGTGCGCGCCGCCGGCCTCGACGTCGGGGGCGTGACGCCGGTGCAGACGCGACTCGGGCCGTTCGTGCTGGTCGCAGGCTCACGCTGA